In Devosia sp. 1566, a single genomic region encodes these proteins:
- a CDS encoding Hsp20/alpha crystallin family protein: MARTDSPNWMLSEALEALARAERIQSQFFRISTATAAREPRWEPPIDVLETEREVLVFVALPGVDPEQVEAGIEDGSLVVAGRRTLPPELRAAVIHRLELPQGRFERRIALPPGRYSVRRFATNGCVVFSLTKLG; this comes from the coding sequence ATGGCAAGAACAGACTCTCCCAACTGGATGCTTTCCGAAGCGCTTGAGGCGCTGGCCCGCGCCGAACGCATCCAATCCCAGTTCTTTCGCATCTCGACAGCGACGGCCGCGCGCGAGCCGCGCTGGGAACCGCCCATCGATGTGCTGGAAACCGAGCGCGAAGTTCTGGTCTTTGTGGCCTTGCCGGGTGTCGATCCTGAACAGGTGGAAGCCGGTATCGAAGATGGATCGCTGGTAGTGGCAGGCCGCCGGACCTTGCCGCCCGAACTGCGTGCGGCGGTGATCCATCGGCTGGAACTGCCGCAAGGGCGCTTTGAACGGCGCATTGCGCTGCCGCCTGGGCGTTATTCCGTGCGCCGCTTTGCCACCAATGGCTGCGTCGTGTTCAGCCTGACCAAGCTCGGGTGA
- a CDS encoding ATP-dependent Clp protease proteolytic subunit, which yields MRDMMQLVPMVVEQSSRGERSFDIYSRLLRERIIFVNGEVEDNMASLVCAQLLFLEAENPKKEIYLYINSPGGAVTSAMAMYDTMQFIKAPVGTLCMGMAMSAGSFLLMAGAPGSRICLPNASIMLHQPSGGFQGKVTDILLHAEESMRLKRRMHNLYAKHCGRTYEEVEKALERDNFMTPEQARDWGLVDHVYHDRSEIEGGEAQP from the coding sequence ATGCGCGACATGATGCAGCTCGTCCCTATGGTCGTGGAACAATCAAGCCGGGGCGAAAGATCATTTGATATTTACTCGCGCCTGCTGCGCGAGCGGATCATCTTCGTCAATGGCGAAGTCGAGGACAACATGGCTTCGCTGGTCTGCGCGCAGCTGCTCTTTCTTGAGGCGGAAAACCCCAAAAAGGAGATCTACCTCTACATCAACTCGCCCGGTGGGGCGGTGACCTCGGCCATGGCGATGTATGACACGATGCAGTTCATCAAGGCGCCGGTGGGAACGCTTTGCATGGGCATGGCGATGTCCGCGGGATCGTTCCTCTTGATGGCGGGCGCGCCGGGCAGCCGCATCTGCCTGCCCAATGCGTCGATCATGCTGCACCAGCCGAGCGGCGGCTTTCAGGGCAAGGTCACCGACATTCTCCTGCATGCCGAGGAAAGCATGCGCCTTAAGCGGCGGATGCATAATCTTTATGCCAAGCATTGCGGCCGCACCTATGAGGAAGTGGAGAAGGCCCTCGAACGCGACAATTTCATGACCCCCGAACAAGCCCGCGACTGGGGACTGGTAGATCATGTTTACCATGATCGCAGTGAAATCGAGGGCGGCGAAGCGCAGCCCTGA
- the lon gene encoding endopeptidase La: protein MTDTQNAQGAASDDKPLELPSDSLIIVAVRDMVLFPGIVVPLTLGRPKSIAAAQQAVKQERQIGIVLQRDPQQADPGPDDLHRTGTMANIVRYITAPDGSHHLVCQGVHRFRVLDYFPGTPFPVARVLDLPEVDTRSPEIEARFLNLQHLAVEAVQLLPQVPQELLAAIQGTTSPSQLADLAAAYMDMKPEEKQEILETLDVTARMDKVSRVLAQRVEVLRLSQEISQQTRTALNERQRETLLREQMAAIQRQLGEDEGKSQEIADLNEAIAKAGMPEEVENQCRKELRRYERMPEAAGEAGMIRTYIDWLIELPWTLPEESPIDIATARRILDEDHFGLEKVKTRIIEYLSVRKLNPDGKAPILCFVGPPGVGKTSLGQSIARAMNRPFVRVSLGGVHDEAEIRGHRRTYIGALPGNIIQGIRKAGARNCVMMLDEIDKMGRGVQGDPSAAMLEVLDPEQNRTFRDNYLAVPFDLSRVVFIATANMLDTIPGPLRDRMEIISLASYSEPEKLQIARRYLVQRQLEANGLRPDQAEIDDEALKSIIHSYTREAGVRGLEREIGRVLRGAAMRVAEGTAEKVSIKAADLEELLGPAHFENEVAMRTGVAGVATGLAWTPVGGDILFIEATRVPGKGALILTGQLGDVMRESAQAAMSLVKSRAGVLGIDPSLFEKSDIHVHVPAGATPKDGPSAGVAMTTALVSLLLDRRVRSDTAMTGEISLRGLVLPVGGIKEKVVAAAAAGIKRVLLPARNRRDYEDIPQDVRERLEFVWLENIDQAVAAALEPAESVAATAAE from the coding sequence GTGACCGATACCCAGAATGCCCAAGGCGCCGCAAGCGACGACAAGCCCCTGGAACTGCCCAGCGATTCCCTGATCATCGTTGCGGTCCGGGACATGGTGCTGTTTCCCGGAATTGTTGTGCCCCTGACGCTGGGGCGCCCCAAATCGATTGCCGCGGCCCAGCAGGCGGTCAAGCAGGAACGCCAGATCGGCATCGTGCTGCAGCGCGATCCCCAGCAAGCCGATCCCGGTCCCGACGACCTGCACCGCACCGGCACTATGGCCAATATCGTGCGCTACATCACGGCCCCCGACGGGTCGCACCATCTGGTGTGCCAGGGCGTGCACCGGTTCCGGGTGCTCGATTACTTCCCTGGAACACCGTTCCCCGTTGCACGCGTGCTTGATTTGCCCGAGGTGGATACGCGCTCGCCTGAAATCGAGGCACGTTTCCTCAACCTCCAGCACCTCGCGGTTGAAGCCGTGCAGTTGCTGCCCCAGGTGCCCCAGGAATTGCTAGCCGCCATCCAGGGCACAACCTCGCCGTCCCAACTGGCGGATTTGGCAGCCGCCTATATGGACATGAAGCCCGAGGAAAAGCAGGAGATCCTCGAAACCCTCGACGTTACGGCGCGGATGGACAAGGTTTCACGCGTCCTGGCGCAGCGTGTCGAGGTGCTGCGGCTTTCCCAGGAAATCAGCCAGCAAACGCGAACCGCACTCAACGAGCGCCAGCGCGAAACCCTGCTGCGCGAGCAGATGGCAGCCATCCAGCGCCAATTGGGCGAGGACGAAGGCAAGTCCCAGGAAATCGCCGATCTCAATGAGGCGATTGCCAAGGCCGGCATGCCCGAAGAGGTGGAAAACCAGTGCCGCAAGGAATTGCGGCGCTATGAGAGAATGCCCGAGGCGGCCGGCGAAGCGGGCATGATCCGCACCTATATCGATTGGCTGATCGAGCTGCCCTGGACGCTGCCCGAGGAAAGCCCGATCGACATCGCCACCGCCCGCCGCATCCTGGACGAGGACCATTTCGGGCTGGAAAAGGTCAAGACCCGGATCATCGAGTATCTGTCCGTTCGCAAGCTCAACCCCGATGGCAAGGCGCCGATCCTGTGCTTTGTCGGCCCTCCCGGCGTCGGCAAGACCTCGCTGGGTCAATCCATTGCCCGGGCAATGAACCGCCCCTTCGTGCGCGTCAGTCTGGGCGGTGTGCATGACGAGGCGGAAATCCGCGGTCACCGCCGGACCTATATCGGCGCGCTGCCCGGCAACATCATCCAAGGCATCCGCAAGGCGGGGGCACGCAATTGCGTGATGATGCTCGATGAAATCGACAAGATGGGCCGGGGCGTCCAGGGCGATCCGTCCGCCGCCATGCTCGAAGTGCTCGATCCCGAGCAGAACCGGACCTTCCGCGACAATTATCTTGCCGTACCCTTCGATCTTTCGCGCGTGGTCTTCATCGCCACCGCCAATATGCTCGACACCATTCCCGGGCCGTTGCGCGACCGCATGGAAATCATCAGCCTCGCCAGCTACAGCGAGCCCGAAAAGCTGCAGATCGCCCGGCGCTATCTGGTCCAGCGGCAGCTGGAGGCCAACGGGTTGCGCCCCGACCAGGCCGAGATCGATGATGAGGCGCTCAAGTCCATCATCCACAGCTACACCCGTGAAGCCGGTGTGCGCGGCCTTGAACGCGAAATCGGTCGCGTCCTGCGCGGCGCTGCCATGCGGGTAGCCGAAGGCACGGCCGAAAAGGTCAGCATCAAGGCCGCCGACCTTGAGGAACTGCTGGGTCCCGCCCATTTCGAGAATGAAGTGGCGATGCGCACCGGGGTTGCCGGAGTAGCGACCGGCCTTGCCTGGACGCCGGTGGGCGGCGACATCCTCTTCATCGAAGCCACCCGCGTCCCGGGCAAGGGGGCGCTGATCCTCACTGGTCAGCTTGGCGATGTGATGCGCGAAAGCGCGCAGGCGGCGATGAGCCTGGTCAAAAGCCGTGCGGGCGTGCTGGGGATCGATCCTTCGCTGTTTGAAAAAAGCGACATCCATGTGCATGTGCCCGCGGGCGCTACGCCAAAGGATGGACCCAGCGCCGGGGTGGCGATGACGACGGCGCTCGTCTCGCTGCTGCTCGACCGCCGCGTGCGCAGCGATACGGCAATGACCGGCGAGATATCGCTGCGGGGTCTGGTGCTGCCGGTGGGCGGCATTAAGGAAAAGGTGGTTGCCGCGGCGGCGGCCGGGATCAAGCGGGTGCTGCTGCCAGCCCGCAACCGCCGCGACTATGAAGACATTCCCCAAGATGTGCGCGAGCGGCTTGAATTTGTCTGGCTCGAGAACATCGACCAAGCCGTTGCCGCCGCCTTGGAGCCCGCAGAAAGCGTGGCCGCAACCGCGGCTGAATAG
- a CDS encoding metalloregulator ArsR/SmtB family transcription factor, producing the protein MSDVDIFKVLADPTRRGVLERLAAAEMTATELRQGLAISQPAMSQHLAVLRQAGLISERREGRFVNYRVEPDGLAPLHQWLARYRAFWPDRIESLKDVLKEMDQ; encoded by the coding sequence ATGAGTGACGTGGATATCTTCAAGGTCCTGGCTGATCCGACCCGTCGCGGTGTGCTCGAGCGGCTTGCTGCCGCCGAGATGACGGCGACCGAACTGCGACAGGGCCTCGCGATATCCCAACCCGCCATGTCGCAGCACCTGGCAGTGCTGCGTCAGGCGGGTTTGATCAGCGAGCGGCGCGAAGGCCGTTTCGTCAACTACCGCGTTGAACCCGATGGTTTGGCGCCACTGCATCAATGGCTGGCTCGATATCGCGCCTTCTGGCCCGATCGCATCGAGTCCCTCAAGGATGTGCTCAAGGAGATGGACCAGTGA
- a CDS encoding SRPBCC domain-containing protein, whose amino-acid sequence MKIDADALVFECALEAAPEKVWRALTIPVLLERWLRPAPGLELSVVNAEENHTLTYRWREQGQGAVVGAEESLVTFELTPTDEGGTWLTLTHAPALAPASANDNRRGPLMLAA is encoded by the coding sequence GTGAAGATCGATGCAGATGCCTTGGTGTTCGAATGCGCTCTTGAAGCTGCTCCCGAAAAGGTCTGGCGGGCGCTGACCATCCCGGTGTTGCTGGAGCGGTGGCTGCGCCCTGCGCCGGGCCTGGAGCTTTCAGTGGTCAACGCCGAGGAAAACCATACTCTCACCTATCGCTGGCGCGAGCAGGGGCAGGGGGCCGTCGTCGGGGCAGAGGAAAGCCTCGTGACCTTCGAGCTCACCCCAACCGATGAAGGGGGCACCTGGCTGACGCTGACCCACGCACCGGCGCTTGCCCCAGCCAGCGCCAACGACAATCGGCGCGGCCCCCTGATGCTGGCCGCCTGA
- a CDS encoding IclR family transcriptional regulator — MSDILSATEPVRRTRTSGIDRALQIFDHLQQLERSATAYEIARAVGAPLSTIYAIIDDLVDKDLLDRDSNGLIWFGPRMYHYGLSYARSLDLLSAATQEMHELARLSGETVQICGRDQDMMVVLAMEDGTGQFNVSSRVGSRSPLNWTASGRLLVGHLPREELLGIFARSARVSPTGRAETDPAVLADNAHEALAQGLSIQAGESDYAVACIAAPVLDRSGHCHATMSIVVPEHKVQQKDPDLIALVRDSARRVESRLGWLR; from the coding sequence GTGAGCGACATCCTTAGTGCAACTGAGCCGGTTCGTCGGACGCGCACCAGCGGCATCGATCGGGCGCTGCAGATCTTTGATCATCTGCAGCAGCTCGAACGATCCGCCACTGCCTACGAAATTGCGAGAGCGGTCGGTGCGCCGCTCTCGACCATTTATGCAATCATCGACGATCTCGTCGACAAGGATCTGCTGGACCGCGACAGCAACGGGCTGATCTGGTTTGGCCCGCGGATGTATCATTATGGCTTGAGCTATGCGCGCAGCCTCGATTTGCTGAGCGCGGCGACCCAGGAGATGCACGAACTGGCGCGGCTGTCGGGCGAGACGGTGCAGATCTGCGGCCGCGACCAGGACATGATGGTGGTGCTGGCCATGGAAGATGGCACTGGCCAGTTCAATGTCAGCTCTCGAGTGGGCTCGCGCAGCCCGCTCAACTGGACTGCTTCGGGCAGGCTGCTGGTCGGCCACCTGCCACGCGAGGAACTGCTGGGCATCTTCGCGCGCTCCGCCCGCGTGTCCCCGACCGGCCGGGCCGAAACCGACCCTGCGGTGCTCGCCGACAATGCCCATGAGGCGCTGGCGCAGGGCCTCTCCATCCAGGCCGGCGAGTCGGATTATGCCGTAGCCTGCATCGCCGCGCCCGTATTGGATCGGAGCGGTCACTGTCACGCCACCATGTCCATCGTGGTGCCCGAACACAAAGTGCAGCAAAAAGACCCCGATCTCATCGCCCTGGTGCGCGACAGCGCTCGCCGGGTGGAAAGCCGGTTGGGCTGGCTGCGCTGA